One Microbacterium trichothecenolyticum DNA window includes the following coding sequences:
- a CDS encoding type II toxin-antitoxin system PemK/MazF family toxin: MGTASRLVSAVRGIFRTVSPSRPAAPPTTQHRSAGSPAPTVGQTVEIDPPRRLTITYAPQRDNAPDGGEIVWTWVPYEERDGRGKDRPVLVIGRADATHSYAVRLTSKPHDGDRQYLALGTGEWDPQRRPSWVDVEQVYLVHDTGMRREAAALDRQRFDAIAATLAARYGWRRG, encoded by the coding sequence ATGGGAACCGCCTCTCGTCTCGTGTCGGCCGTGCGGGGGATCTTCCGTACGGTCTCGCCCTCCCGCCCGGCCGCACCCCCGACGACTCAGCACCGCTCCGCCGGTTCACCGGCGCCGACTGTCGGGCAGACGGTCGAGATCGACCCGCCGCGTCGCCTGACGATCACGTACGCGCCCCAGCGTGACAATGCGCCCGACGGCGGTGAGATCGTGTGGACATGGGTGCCCTACGAAGAGCGGGACGGTCGCGGAAAGGACCGCCCCGTGCTCGTCATCGGACGAGCGGATGCCACCCACTCGTACGCTGTGCGCTTGACGAGCAAGCCGCACGACGGCGACCGACAGTACCTCGCACTGGGCACGGGGGAGTGGGACCCCCAACGACGCCCGTCGTGGGTCGACGTCGAACAGGTCTACCTCGTGCACGACACCGGCATGCGTCGCGAAGCCGCCGCACTGGACCGTCAGCGCTTCGACGCGATCGCGGCAACGCTGGCGGCCCGGTACGGGTGGCGCCGAGGATGA
- a CDS encoding PPOX class F420-dependent oxidoreductase, which yields MAQPSDARPGQRYREDLSVPDTRWREIAASPFVSLGTYRKNGDVVAVPVWIAREGDELVVTSERNTGKVKRLRNDGRVTLRPCSRMGAVAPDAITVQARPRIAAAAPEDRRADAVLHRKYGLQYRLILGFEAHVRRVQHKPGDRVIIRISR from the coding sequence ATGGCGCAACCCTCCGACGCGCGTCCCGGACAGCGCTACCGTGAGGACCTGAGCGTCCCCGACACCCGCTGGCGCGAGATCGCGGCATCCCCCTTCGTCTCGCTGGGCACCTACCGCAAGAACGGCGACGTCGTCGCCGTTCCCGTGTGGATCGCCCGTGAGGGCGACGAACTCGTCGTGACGAGCGAACGCAACACCGGCAAGGTCAAGCGCCTGCGCAACGACGGGCGGGTGACGCTGCGCCCGTGCAGTCGGATGGGTGCCGTGGCGCCCGACGCCATCACGGTCCAGGCGCGCCCTCGCATCGCCGCCGCGGCACCCGAAGACCGCCGAGCCGATGCCGTCCTGCACCGCAAGTACGGTCTGCAGTATCGACTGATCCTCGGGTTCGAGGCTCACGTGCGTCGGGTGCAGCACAAACCGGGCGACCGGGTCATCATCCGGATCTCGCGCTGA
- a CDS encoding HIT family protein, with protein MTNDPDAVAADESSLVDAATLPGVPDEFQRLWTPHRMAYISAGREPMEQNCPFCAAPDKSDEDGLIVARGTTAYVLLNLFPYNSGHLLVCPYRHIATYDQATDEEVAEIGALTQRGMRVLRATSRCEGFNLGMNQGAIAGAGVDAHLHQHIVPRWASDANFFPIIAKTKALPQLLGDVRRTVAEAWGA; from the coding sequence GTGACGAACGACCCGGATGCCGTCGCGGCCGATGAGTCGTCGCTCGTCGATGCCGCGACGCTTCCGGGCGTGCCCGACGAGTTCCAGCGCCTGTGGACGCCGCACCGTATGGCGTACATCTCAGCGGGCCGCGAGCCCATGGAGCAGAACTGTCCGTTCTGCGCGGCACCCGACAAGTCGGACGAGGACGGCCTGATCGTCGCGCGCGGCACGACCGCGTACGTCCTGCTCAACCTCTTCCCGTACAACTCCGGCCACCTACTCGTCTGCCCGTACCGCCACATCGCGACCTACGACCAGGCGACCGACGAAGAGGTGGCCGAGATCGGCGCCCTGACCCAGCGCGGCATGCGGGTGCTGCGGGCGACCTCGCGCTGTGAGGGATTCAACCTGGGTATGAACCAGGGGGCGATCGCCGGCGCGGGCGTCGACGCGCACCTGCACCAGCACATCGTGCCGCGGTGGGCATCGGACGCCAACTTCTTCCCCATCATCGCCAAGACCAAAGCCTTGCCGCAGCTCCTGGGCGACGTTCGGCGCACGGTGGCGGAGGCCTGGGGGGCCTGA
- a CDS encoding DUF7882 family protein: MGKFIYDNNIKVDFEDRLLAHLQAVILAKVRRGESFPFTWKDDISTGGGRTTVYIHPHVSLVFKFHGSRTPQLSTPWLHALTYNANSGRGLYIVTEPDDFAPRESTRREEMVFREVPHGEEPPAQIR, encoded by the coding sequence ATGGGCAAATTCATCTACGACAACAACATCAAGGTCGACTTCGAAGACCGTCTTCTGGCGCACCTTCAGGCCGTGATCCTCGCCAAGGTCCGCCGTGGGGAGAGCTTCCCCTTCACGTGGAAGGACGACATCAGCACCGGCGGCGGCCGCACGACGGTGTACATCCATCCGCATGTGTCACTCGTCTTCAAGTTCCACGGCAGCCGGACGCCGCAGCTGAGCACGCCGTGGTTGCACGCGCTGACCTACAACGCCAATTCGGGCCGTGGGCTGTACATCGTGACCGAGCCCGACGACTTCGCCCCCCGCGAGAGCACGCGGCGCGAGGAGATGGTCTTTCGTGAGGTGCCCCACGGTGAGGAACCCCCGGCCCAGATCAGATGA
- a CDS encoding SLC13 family permease, with translation MTLAIIGGVLWILGIVALLTGVLPADHAIEVADRVWPILLFVVAVTVVAELASKAGLFDVVAARLARLARRRTAALWVLVVGLATVATAFLSLDTTAVLLTPVVVSMAVARRLDPLPFAFVTVVLANTASLVLPVSNLTNLLASEALGGGHDPVAFLAMLGPSALIVIAVSVVVLTLVFLRRLPRTYPDAASPTVSDPVLLRVSGVVTFALLPLLVIGLEPWMPALGAAVVLVAVFAWRAPRALGIRLVPWSLLVFAGGLFLAVGALEALGIGRITALLAGTGDDLRALWQVAGVGALVANGINNLPAYLALESVAGSPARLAALLVGVNAGPIVTPWASLATLLWHERLRAAGVEVRWSRFIALGAVIAPLILLLGVLPLAL, from the coding sequence GTGACTCTGGCCATCATCGGCGGCGTGCTCTGGATCCTCGGCATCGTCGCGCTGCTCACCGGCGTTCTCCCCGCGGATCACGCCATCGAAGTCGCCGACCGGGTATGGCCGATCCTGCTCTTCGTCGTCGCCGTCACGGTCGTCGCCGAGCTCGCATCGAAGGCCGGATTGTTCGACGTCGTGGCCGCACGCCTCGCCCGGCTCGCGCGGCGGCGAACCGCGGCGCTGTGGGTGCTCGTGGTGGGGTTGGCCACGGTGGCGACCGCATTCCTCTCGCTCGACACCACGGCCGTCCTCCTGACGCCGGTGGTCGTCTCGATGGCCGTCGCGCGTCGGCTCGATCCGTTGCCCTTCGCCTTCGTCACCGTTGTGCTCGCCAACACCGCCTCGCTCGTGCTGCCCGTGTCCAACCTCACCAACCTGCTGGCATCCGAGGCGCTGGGCGGCGGGCACGACCCCGTGGCCTTCCTCGCCATGCTGGGGCCGTCGGCGCTGATCGTGATCGCGGTGTCGGTGGTGGTGCTGACGCTCGTGTTCCTGCGTCGCCTGCCGAGAACGTACCCGGATGCCGCGTCCCCCACCGTGTCGGATCCGGTGCTGCTGCGGGTGTCGGGCGTGGTGACTTTCGCTCTGCTGCCGCTGTTGGTGATCGGACTCGAACCGTGGATGCCGGCCCTCGGTGCCGCCGTCGTACTCGTCGCGGTGTTCGCGTGGCGCGCGCCCCGGGCGCTCGGCATCCGTCTCGTGCCATGGTCGCTCCTGGTCTTCGCGGGCGGACTGTTCCTGGCCGTCGGCGCGCTGGAGGCGCTCGGCATCGGGCGGATCACCGCGCTGCTCGCCGGCACGGGCGACGACCTCCGCGCACTGTGGCAGGTGGCCGGTGTGGGTGCTCTGGTGGCCAACGGGATCAACAACCTCCCCGCCTACCTGGCGCTGGAGTCCGTCGCGGGCTCTCCCGCGCGGTTGGCGGCCCTGCTCGTGGGCGTCAACGCCGGGCCCATCGTGACGCCGTGGGCATCGCTGGCGACGCTTCTGTGGCACGAGCGCCTGCGTGCCGCGGGCGTCGAGGTGCGGTGGAGCCGCTTCATCGCCCTCGGCGCCGTGATCGCCCCGCTGATCCTGCTGCTCGGAGTTCTGCCGCTCGCGCTGTGA
- the pdxS gene encoding pyridoxal 5'-phosphate synthase lyase subunit PdxS: MTDTGTSRVKRGLAEMLKGGVIMDVVTAEQARIAEDAGAVAVMALERVPADIRAQGGVARMSDPDLIDDIIASVSIPVMAKARIGHFVEAQVLQELGVDYIDESEVLSPADYINHIDKWNFTVPFVCGATNLGEALRRITEGAAMIRSKGEAGTGDVSEATKHIRTIRAEINALRAKTKDELYVAAKELQAPYELVAEIAETGKLPVVLFTAGGVATPADAAMMMQLGADGVFVGSGIFKSGNPAQRAAAIVKATTFHDDPKVVAEASRGLGEAMVGINVADLPAPHRLAERGW; encoded by the coding sequence ATGACCGACACCGGAACCTCGCGCGTCAAGCGCGGCCTCGCCGAGATGCTCAAGGGCGGCGTGATCATGGACGTCGTCACCGCCGAACAGGCCCGCATCGCCGAGGACGCCGGCGCCGTCGCCGTCATGGCGCTCGAGCGCGTGCCCGCCGACATCCGCGCTCAGGGCGGCGTCGCGCGCATGAGCGACCCCGACCTCATCGACGACATCATCGCCTCGGTGTCGATCCCCGTCATGGCGAAGGCCCGCATCGGTCACTTCGTCGAGGCGCAGGTCCTGCAGGAGCTCGGCGTCGACTACATCGACGAGTCCGAGGTGCTCTCGCCGGCCGACTACATCAACCACATCGACAAGTGGAACTTCACCGTTCCCTTCGTCTGCGGAGCCACGAACCTGGGCGAGGCCCTGCGCCGCATCACCGAGGGCGCGGCCATGATCCGCTCCAAGGGCGAGGCGGGCACCGGCGACGTGTCGGAGGCGACCAAGCACATCCGCACGATCCGCGCCGAGATCAACGCGCTGCGCGCCAAGACGAAGGACGAGCTGTACGTCGCGGCCAAGGAGCTGCAGGCCCCGTACGAACTCGTCGCCGAGATCGCCGAGACGGGGAAGCTCCCTGTCGTGCTGTTCACCGCCGGGGGAGTGGCCACGCCCGCCGACGCCGCCATGATGATGCAGCTCGGGGCCGACGGCGTGTTCGTCGGCTCGGGCATCTTCAAGTCGGGTAACCCCGCCCAGCGTGCCGCGGCGATCGTGAAGGCCACCACCTTCCACGACGACCCCAAGGTCGTCGCCGAGGCCTCGCGCGGCCTGGGCGAGGCGATGGTCGGCATCAACGTCGCCGACCTGCCCGCGCCGCACCGCCTCGCCGAGCGTGGCTGGTAG
- a CDS encoding aminotransferase class I/II-fold pyridoxal phosphate-dependent enzyme, with amino-acid sequence MTIDMTGRSASGIAADLRERIERGDLTPGTLLPSVRAVAAELGVNRNTVVAAYRQLAQAGLVEARGRGGTRVADRASVAQEGYAPDTVLRDVGTGNPDPALIPDPTAALARSTRPVLYGEPVIDPGLEAWAREWMADQLPRDEDLRITVTSGASDAIERLLAQALQRDDAVALEDPCFLSALHTVRTGGYRAVPVAVDAEGMTVDGLRAALEAGVRAVICTPRAHNPTGASLSAARAAALRDVLADHPYVLVIEDDHFSLLSRMPLHSVIGPAQRRWARIRSMSKFLGPDTCLAVTASDPDTADGLAVRLTPGTTWVSHILQRMTLALVTDDAVRADIERAAVHYAERNAVFARALTDRGLPVSPGDGLNLWVPLPVPAASVREELMRRGWLVREGDPFFLSPAPTGAFLRLTVHDLDADAAAALADDIAVAAGARRAPARGGRIET; translated from the coding sequence ATGACCATCGACATGACCGGCCGTTCGGCATCCGGTATCGCCGCCGACCTGCGCGAGCGCATCGAGCGCGGCGATCTCACGCCCGGGACGCTCCTGCCCTCGGTCCGGGCCGTGGCGGCCGAGCTCGGCGTGAACCGCAACACGGTCGTCGCGGCCTACCGGCAACTCGCGCAGGCCGGCCTCGTCGAGGCGCGCGGCCGCGGCGGGACCCGCGTGGCCGACCGTGCCAGCGTCGCGCAGGAGGGGTACGCGCCCGACACCGTGCTGCGTGACGTCGGAACCGGCAATCCCGACCCCGCCCTCATCCCCGACCCCACCGCCGCTCTCGCCCGCTCGACGCGGCCCGTCCTCTACGGCGAGCCCGTCATCGACCCGGGGCTCGAGGCGTGGGCGCGCGAGTGGATGGCCGACCAGCTCCCCCGCGACGAGGACCTGCGCATCACCGTCACCAGCGGCGCGAGCGATGCGATCGAGCGCCTCCTCGCTCAGGCGCTGCAGCGCGACGACGCGGTGGCACTCGAAGACCCCTGCTTCCTCTCCGCCCTCCACACCGTACGCACGGGCGGGTACCGGGCGGTCCCCGTCGCGGTGGATGCCGAGGGCATGACCGTCGATGGGCTCCGGGCCGCCCTCGAGGCGGGGGTGCGCGCGGTCATCTGCACGCCGCGCGCGCACAACCCCACCGGCGCGAGCCTCAGCGCCGCCCGCGCCGCAGCGCTGCGCGATGTCCTGGCCGATCACCCGTACGTCCTCGTCATCGAGGACGACCACTTCTCGCTCCTCTCGCGGATGCCGCTGCACTCGGTCATCGGGCCGGCGCAGCGCCGGTGGGCTCGCATCCGCTCCATGTCGAAGTTCCTCGGACCCGACACGTGCCTCGCGGTCACGGCATCCGATCCCGACACCGCCGACGGGCTGGCCGTGCGTCTGACCCCGGGAACCACGTGGGTGAGTCATATCCTGCAGCGCATGACGCTCGCGCTGGTGACCGACGACGCCGTGCGGGCCGACATCGAACGCGCCGCCGTTCATTACGCCGAGCGCAACGCGGTCTTCGCCCGCGCGCTGACCGATCGCGGGCTCCCCGTGAGCCCCGGCGACGGCCTGAATCTCTGGGTTCCCCTTCCGGTCCCCGCCGCCAGCGTGCGGGAAGAGCTGATGCGACGCGGATGGCTCGTGCGCGAGGGGGACCCCTTCTTCCTCTCCCCCGCACCGACCGGGGCGTTCTTGCGACTGACCGTGCACGATCTCGATGCCGACGCCGCGGCGGCCCTCGCCGACGACATCGCCGTCGCCGCGGGCGCACGGCGCGCCCCCGCCCGAGGTGGAAGGATCGAGACATGA
- the pdxY gene encoding pyridoxal kinase PdxY: MKVLSIQSAVAFGHVGNSAAVFPLQRIGVEVLPVYTVNFSNHTGYGAWRGPLISPDDVAEVIAGIEDRGVFPEIDVVLSGYQGGEGIADVIIDTVARVKKANPDAVYACDPVMGNAKSGCFVAPAIPELLRERVVPVADILTPNQFELGFLTGTEPDSIDSTLESADALRARGPRTILVTSVERPDREPDTIETMVVDDNGAWIVQTPLIPMKANGSGDVTAALFTAHYRRSGGDAADALARTSSSVFDLLTNTYESGSRELRLIESQEAYAHPRLQFSVRRVR, translated from the coding sequence ATGAAGGTTCTCTCGATCCAGTCGGCCGTCGCGTTCGGACACGTCGGCAACTCCGCCGCCGTCTTCCCTCTCCAGCGCATCGGCGTCGAGGTTCTGCCCGTCTACACGGTCAACTTCTCCAACCACACCGGGTACGGCGCGTGGCGCGGCCCGCTGATCTCTCCCGACGACGTCGCAGAGGTGATCGCCGGGATCGAGGACCGCGGGGTGTTCCCCGAGATCGATGTCGTGCTCTCGGGCTATCAGGGCGGTGAAGGCATCGCCGACGTCATCATCGACACCGTTGCGCGGGTGAAGAAGGCGAATCCGGATGCCGTCTACGCGTGCGACCCCGTGATGGGCAACGCCAAGTCGGGGTGCTTCGTGGCCCCCGCCATCCCCGAGCTGCTGCGCGAGCGCGTCGTACCGGTCGCCGACATCCTCACCCCCAACCAGTTCGAGTTGGGTTTTCTCACGGGCACCGAGCCAGACAGCATCGATTCGACCCTCGAGTCGGCCGACGCGCTGCGCGCCCGCGGTCCTCGCACGATCCTCGTCACCAGTGTCGAGCGCCCCGACCGCGAGCCCGACACCATCGAGACGATGGTCGTCGACGACAACGGCGCGTGGATCGTGCAGACCCCGCTCATCCCGATGAAGGCCAATGGCTCGGGGGACGTCACCGCTGCGCTCTTCACCGCGCACTACCGCCGCAGCGGCGGAGATGCGGCCGACGCCCTGGCGCGTACGTCGTCCAGCGTCTTCGACCTGTTGACGAACACCTACGAGTCGGGGTCGCGCGAGCTGCGGCTCATCGAATCGCAAGAGGCCTACGCGCACCCGCGGTTGCAGTTCTCGGTGCGCCGCGTGCGCTGA
- the pdxT gene encoding pyridoxal 5'-phosphate synthase glutaminase subunit PdxT, producing the protein MAGSARVGVLALQGDVREHLAVLTALGADARPVRRPQELAAVEGLVLPGGESSVIDKLARAFGMQQPIREAIAAGMPMYGTCAGLILLADRIDGAIEGQQTFGGLDARVARNVFGSQTASFETDLDVPTLGDPPVHAVFIRAPAVTEWGPDAEPLASLPDGRVVAIEQGALLGTAFHPESTGETRFHARFLDRVRNRRGADVVAS; encoded by the coding sequence GTGGCTGGTAGCGCCCGCGTCGGCGTGCTCGCCCTGCAGGGCGACGTGCGCGAACACCTCGCGGTGCTCACCGCCCTCGGCGCCGACGCGCGACCCGTGCGTCGGCCCCAGGAGCTCGCCGCCGTCGAGGGGCTCGTGCTCCCCGGCGGCGAGTCGAGCGTCATCGACAAGCTCGCCCGCGCGTTCGGGATGCAGCAGCCCATTCGCGAGGCGATCGCAGCCGGGATGCCGATGTATGGCACGTGCGCGGGCCTCATCCTTCTCGCGGACCGCATCGACGGAGCCATCGAAGGACAGCAGACGTTCGGCGGCCTCGACGCGCGCGTCGCCCGCAACGTCTTCGGCAGCCAGACGGCCTCGTTCGAGACCGACCTCGACGTCCCCACCCTCGGCGACCCGCCGGTGCACGCGGTCTTCATCCGTGCGCCCGCGGTGACGGAGTGGGGACCGGATGCCGAGCCCCTGGCATCCCTTCCCGACGGACGTGTCGTGGCGATCGAGCAGGGGGCCCTGCTCGGCACGGCGTTCCACCCGGAGTCGACGGGCGAGACGCGCTTCCATGCGCGCTTCCTCGACCGCGTGCGCAACCGACGCGGCGCGGACGTCGTCGCATCGTAA